A region from the Streptomyces sp. 3214.6 genome encodes:
- a CDS encoding SDR family oxidoreductase, translating to MNEMTEPDLRGKLAVVTGASDGVGLGLATRLAHAGAELILPVRNLVKGTTALEQIRTSVPGAQISLRALDLASLASVEDLADTLNAEGRPIHLLVNNAGVMTPPLRHTTEDGYELQFGTNYLGHVALTGRLMPSLRAGQARVTTVTSSAARNSRIDWDDPQGVKRYSPVRAYGQSKLANLLFALELERRSASGGWGIVSNAAHPGTTLTNLYAAGPNLGRARPAPHAAIMRRLARWGVFVQSVDAGLRPLLYAATSPEAKGGRLYGPDGLGQFTGSPTELAIYKSAGSEADASRLWQLSERLTGVTFAAV from the coding sequence ATGAACGAAATGACGGAGCCCGACCTGCGAGGAAAGCTGGCCGTGGTCACCGGGGCGAGCGACGGCGTCGGCCTTGGGCTGGCCACACGCCTCGCTCATGCCGGCGCCGAGCTGATCCTGCCGGTACGCAACTTGGTTAAAGGAACCACCGCCCTCGAACAGATCCGGACGAGCGTGCCGGGTGCGCAGATCTCCCTTCGCGCCCTCGACCTGGCTTCCTTGGCGTCGGTGGAGGACCTCGCCGACACGCTCAACGCGGAAGGCAGGCCGATCCACCTGCTCGTCAACAACGCGGGCGTGATGACGCCGCCCCTGCGGCACACGACCGAGGACGGATACGAGCTGCAGTTCGGAACCAACTACCTGGGTCATGTGGCCCTCACCGGGCGGCTGATGCCGTCACTGCGGGCGGGGCAGGCTCGTGTGACCACGGTGACCAGCAGCGCCGCGCGTAACAGCCGGATCGACTGGGACGACCCGCAGGGTGTGAAGCGGTACTCCCCGGTGCGCGCGTACGGACAGTCCAAGCTGGCCAACCTGCTGTTCGCTCTCGAACTGGAGCGGCGCAGCGCATCGGGCGGCTGGGGCATCGTCAGCAACGCGGCCCATCCCGGTACGACTCTGACCAATCTCTACGCAGCCGGGCCCAACCTCGGCCGCGCTCGTCCCGCGCCCCACGCGGCGATCATGAGGCGGCTCGCACGCTGGGGTGTCTTCGTGCAGTCCGTCGACGCCGGCCTGCGTCCGCTGCTGTACGCGGCGACGAGCCCGGAAGCCAAGGGCGGGCGTCTGTACGGCCCCGACGGCTTGGGCCAGTTCACGGGCAGTCCCACGGAACTGGCGATCTACAAATCGGCCGGGAGCGAGGCGGACGCGTCCCGGCTCTGGCAGCTGTCCGAGCGTCTCACCGGAGTCACCTTCGCGGCGGTCTGA
- a CDS encoding alpha/beta fold hydrolase, which yields MPAILIHGVPDTHHVWDDVRRHLSRTDVEAWDLPGFAAARPDDFGSTKEEYVSWLIDRLERIGEPVDLVGHDWGCIFTARVASLRPDLVRTWAGGNGPVSSDYVWHPLAVTWQDPVEGDRFMNELQAESFADDLVKGFDVPLESAREMVSRVDGVMKDSILKLYRSAVTMGAEWEPALANVSAPSLVFWGALDPACQIEFGERLGASLRASKVAKLDCNHWPVLERPAEVAALLEAHWAAFPNG from the coding sequence ATGCCTGCCATCCTGATCCACGGCGTTCCCGATACCCACCACGTGTGGGACGACGTACGTCGGCACCTCTCCCGGACCGACGTGGAAGCCTGGGACCTGCCCGGGTTCGCCGCCGCGCGGCCGGACGACTTCGGATCCACCAAGGAGGAGTACGTCAGTTGGCTCATCGACCGCCTGGAGCGGATCGGTGAGCCGGTCGACCTGGTCGGTCACGACTGGGGCTGCATATTCACTGCCCGTGTCGCATCCCTCCGGCCCGATCTCGTGCGTACCTGGGCCGGGGGCAACGGTCCGGTCAGCTCCGACTACGTCTGGCATCCGCTTGCCGTGACATGGCAGGACCCGGTCGAAGGCGACCGCTTCATGAACGAGCTGCAAGCGGAGTCCTTCGCCGACGACTTGGTCAAGGGCTTCGACGTCCCCCTCGAATCGGCCAGGGAGATGGTCAGCCGCGTGGACGGGGTGATGAAGGACAGCATCCTCAAGCTCTACCGCTCCGCCGTGACCATGGGGGCGGAATGGGAACCGGCACTGGCGAACGTGTCCGCGCCGTCTCTCGTCTTCTGGGGAGCGCTCGACCCCGCCTGCCAGATCGAGTTCGGTGAGAGGCTCGGCGCGTCCCTGCGCGCCTCCAAGGTCGCCAAGCTCGATTGCAACCACTGGCCGGTGCTCGAGCGGCCGGCAGAGGTCGCCGCACTCCTGGAGGCTCATTGGGCGGCCTTCCCCAACGGCTGA
- a CDS encoding nucleotide triphosphate diphosphatase NUDT15, which translates to MNSPEHRTERPERARPTPNSLTGVGLAVLDSAGRVLLGLGHDGRWELPGGKVDAGEDFETAAARELAEETGLVVPATAVRTLAVLVDGLNGLTRVTAAAVTESATGTPRVTEPNKIVRWDWFARAAVPSALFPPSASVLDCLWPEAEPRGTAGFRHYGLLGHAPTRLR; encoded by the coding sequence GTGAACTCTCCTGAACACCGTACCGAACGCCCCGAACGCGCCCGACCTACCCCGAACAGCCTCACCGGTGTCGGCCTCGCGGTCCTCGACTCCGCGGGTCGCGTCCTGCTCGGGCTCGGCCATGACGGCCGCTGGGAGCTCCCTGGCGGCAAGGTCGATGCCGGGGAGGATTTCGAGACGGCCGCCGCCCGGGAGCTGGCAGAGGAGACCGGACTCGTGGTGCCCGCGACTGCCGTACGGACACTGGCGGTTCTCGTCGACGGCCTCAACGGTCTGACCCGCGTGACTGCCGCAGCGGTTACTGAGAGCGCAACGGGTACGCCTCGGGTGACCGAGCCGAACAAGATCGTGCGCTGGGACTGGTTCGCCCGTGCGGCGGTCCCTTCCGCGCTCTTCCCACCGTCCGCCTCGGTCCTGGACTGCCTGTGGCCGGAAGCGGAACCGCGAGGAACAGCCGGCTTCCGCCATTACGGGCTTCTTGGCCATGCCCCCACCCGGCTCCGCTGA
- a CDS encoding AfsR/SARP family transcriptional regulator: protein MVAAGTTVARHPLFTSVGHEFVATAKEAADVVLTAAPRATEEVLTALRRAVDHHPFDEALHSRIIAALAATGRQGEALRQCEIIRRTLAEDPGAEPGPDLRAARERLSGSCRPTGRPARLWSRHPAGRRRSRISGATASQGRPNYQETALRSPDEAKLSNGAWNFCPRPRRAARTARPRSSAACPEWVRQRWRGTGPTGSPTASPAARSAPDCPPG from the coding sequence GTGGTGGCGGCCGGCACGACAGTGGCGCGGCATCCGCTGTTCACCTCGGTGGGGCACGAGTTCGTGGCGACAGCGAAGGAGGCCGCCGACGTGGTCCTGACAGCGGCGCCGAGGGCGACGGAGGAAGTGCTCACCGCACTGCGCCGTGCGGTGGACCACCACCCCTTCGATGAGGCACTGCACTCACGGATCATCGCCGCGCTGGCCGCCACCGGTCGGCAGGGCGAGGCACTTCGGCAGTGCGAGATCATCCGGCGCACTCTGGCCGAGGACCCGGGAGCAGAACCCGGACCCGACCTGCGCGCCGCCCGGGAGCGCCTCTCCGGCTCATGCCGTCCGACGGGACGACCGGCCCGGCTCTGGTCCCGGCATCCAGCCGGGCGCCGACGGTCCCGCATTTCCGGAGCGACGGCCTCGCAAGGCCGACCCAACTACCAGGAGACTGCGCTCCGTTCACCGGACGAGGCCAAGCTGTCGAACGGTGCATGGAACTTCTGCCCACGCCCGCGCAGGGCCGCTCGTACGGCACGACCGCGGTCCTCTGCGGCATGCCCGGAGTGGGTAAGACAACGTTGGCGGGGCACTGGGCCCACAGGATCGCCGACCGCTTCCCCGGCGGCCAGATCGGCGCCAGACTGCCCGCCGGGTTGA
- a CDS encoding alpha/beta fold hydrolase, translating into MVLVGDDDFICGPHWARMIHETVPGSQLALLRRTGHLGHIESPEAFTTAVVEFLSSVSGDTT; encoded by the coding sequence TTGGTACTGGTCGGAGACGACGACTTCATCTGTGGGCCGCACTGGGCCAGGATGATCCACGAGACCGTACCCGGGTCACAGCTCGCCCTCCTTCGTCGGACAGGGCATCTGGGCCATATCGAGAGCCCCGAAGCATTCACCACCGCAGTGGTCGAGTTCCTCTCTTCCGTCTCCGGAGACACCACATGA
- a CDS encoding Dyp-type peroxidase: MTGDVAEPVPQMVLSPLTSAAIFLVVTIDSGGEATVRELLSDIGSLERAVGFRAQPDGRLSCVTGIGSHAWDRLFSGTRPARLHPFREVNGPVHRAVATPGDLLFHIRASRLDLCFALATEIMSRLRQAVTVQDEVHGFKYFDERDLLGFVDGTENPTGPAAHAAVVVGDEDPSFSGGSYVVVQKYLHDLDAWEELSVEAQERAIGRRKLSDVELADNVKPADSHVALTSLTDADGKELEILRDNMPFGAVGRAEFGTYFIGYARTPEVTETMLERMFLGTESAPHDRILDFSVPVTGSMFFAPAADFLEDLPEPPTAGTSSVIPSE; the protein is encoded by the coding sequence ATGACCGGAGACGTCGCGGAACCGGTGCCTCAGATGGTTCTGTCCCCGCTGACCAGTGCGGCGATCTTTCTCGTCGTGACGATCGACAGCGGCGGCGAGGCCACCGTCCGTGAGCTGCTGTCGGACATCGGCTCGCTGGAACGGGCCGTGGGATTCCGTGCCCAGCCCGACGGCAGATTGAGTTGCGTCACCGGCATCGGTTCGCACGCCTGGGACCGCCTGTTCTCCGGGACGCGTCCTGCCCGACTCCATCCCTTCCGGGAAGTGAACGGCCCGGTGCACCGAGCCGTCGCCACCCCGGGCGACCTGCTCTTCCACATCCGCGCCTCCCGTCTGGACCTGTGCTTCGCGCTTGCCACGGAGATCATGAGCCGACTGCGCCAGGCAGTGACAGTCCAGGACGAGGTGCACGGCTTCAAGTACTTCGACGAACGCGACCTGCTCGGCTTCGTCGACGGAACGGAGAATCCGACGGGTCCCGCGGCGCACGCGGCGGTAGTCGTCGGCGACGAGGATCCGTCCTTCTCGGGCGGGAGTTACGTCGTCGTGCAGAAGTACCTGCACGATCTCGACGCGTGGGAGGAACTGTCCGTCGAGGCGCAGGAGAGAGCAATTGGCCGGCGAAAGCTGTCCGACGTGGAGCTCGCCGACAACGTCAAACCTGCGGATTCACACGTCGCCCTCACCAGCCTCACCGACGCGGACGGCAAAGAACTCGAGATCCTGCGCGACAACATGCCCTTCGGCGCCGTGGGCCGTGCGGAGTTCGGCACGTATTTCATCGGTTACGCCCGCACCCCCGAGGTGACGGAGACGATGCTGGAGCGAATGTTCCTGGGCACGGAGTCGGCGCCGCACGACCGCATCCTGGACTTCTCCGTCCCGGTGACAGGCTCCATGTTCTTCGCGCCGGCTGCGGACTTCCTGGAGGACCTTCCCGAGCCGCCGACTGCTGGGACTTCCTCCGTCATTCCATCGGAGTGA
- a CDS encoding VOC family protein: MDFKLEVVVLPVSDVDRARAFYEAVGFRLDADHVTDDTYRVVHMTPPGSPCSILFGVGVTTAVPGSAQGLHLVVSDIVKAHEELLGRGVEMGGIFHDTSEIFHRCTDERRISGPDPQRRSYCSYAAFSDPDGNGWVLQEATN, encoded by the coding sequence GTGGATTTCAAGCTGGAAGTTGTGGTTCTGCCCGTCTCCGACGTCGACCGGGCCAGAGCGTTCTACGAGGCGGTGGGGTTCCGCCTGGATGCCGATCACGTCACCGATGACACCTACCGGGTGGTGCACATGACTCCCCCCGGCTCGCCTTGCTCGATTCTCTTCGGCGTCGGGGTCACCACTGCCGTACCCGGTTCGGCGCAGGGGCTCCACCTCGTCGTCTCCGACATCGTGAAGGCCCACGAAGAGCTCCTCGGCAGGGGTGTGGAGATGGGCGGGATCTTCCACGACACGAGCGAGATATTTCACCGCTGCACGGATGAAAGGCGGATCAGCGGCCCTGATCCGCAACGTCGCAGCTATTGCTCGTATGCGGCATTCAGCGACCCGGACGGCAACGGATGGGTGCTTCAGGAGGCAACGAACTGA
- a CDS encoding cupin domain-containing protein has translation MRNMLRAAAVGAACTALSLTSAVAQATPGGPGVTGKVLAQKTIGDRDYILRQVTIPPGQGTGWHYHDGTLYAYVKQGTLSHFDATCASDGVYDKGSSLKEPSGADHVHLGQNRGTTEVVLEVLYVLPHGAPFAEDAPNPGCTFQ, from the coding sequence ATGCGCAATATGCTGCGTGCAGCAGCTGTCGGTGCAGCGTGCACCGCGCTTTCCCTCACCTCCGCGGTCGCCCAGGCGACTCCCGGAGGTCCCGGCGTAACCGGCAAGGTCCTTGCCCAGAAGACCATCGGAGATCGGGACTACATCCTTCGCCAGGTCACCATTCCGCCCGGCCAGGGAACGGGCTGGCACTACCACGACGGCACCCTGTACGCGTATGTCAAGCAGGGAACGCTGAGTCACTTCGATGCCACGTGCGCATCCGACGGCGTATACGACAAGGGCAGCTCCCTGAAGGAACCGTCGGGCGCGGACCATGTGCACCTGGGCCAGAACCGCGGCACTACGGAGGTCGTCCTCGAAGTCCTCTACGTGCTGCCGCACGGCGCCCCGTTCGCCGAGGACGCCCCCAACCCCGGCTGCACGTTCCAGTAG